The following coding sequences are from one Xiphophorus couchianus chromosome 22, X_couchianus-1.0, whole genome shotgun sequence window:
- the LOC114138240 gene encoding pyridoxal kinase-like: MECRVLSIQSHVVRGYVGNKSASFPLQVLGFEVDSINSVQFSNHTGYSHWKGQVLTADELHVLYEGIKLNNVHQYDYVLTGYTRDTSFLEMVVDIVQELKRANPNLVYVCDPVLGDHGSMYVPQNLYPVYKNKVVPVADIITPNQFEAELLTGKNISSQKDAVEVMDLLHAMGPDTVVITSSDLPPRLGDRFLVSLGSQRHVRPDGSRTTQRVRIEVPKVDAVFVGTGDLFAAMLLAWTHHYPNDLKTACEKTFSVMHHVIQRTISYAHELAGPGRRPSPPQLELRMVQSKADIEDPAIVTEATIIS, encoded by the exons ATGGAATGCCGTGTTCTGTCCATACAGAGCCATGTAGTCCGGGGATACGTGGGCAACAAGAGCGCCTCTTTCCCGTTACAG GTTTTAGGGTTTGAGGTGGACTCCATCAACTCGGTGCAGTTCTCCAACCACACAG GTTATTCTCACTGGAAAGGCCAGGTGTTGACGGCAGATGAGCTGCATGTTCTATATGAGGGAATCAAACTGAACAACGTACACCAATATGACTATGTATTAACAG GGTATACCAGAGACACGTCTTTTTTAGAGATGGTGGTGGATATTGTTCAGGAGCTAAAGAGAGCCAATCCTAATCTGGTTTATG TATGTGACCCCGTCCTTGGTGATCATGGATCCATG TATGTTCCTCAGAATCTTTATCCAGTCTACAAGAATAAGGTTGTTCCTGTAGCAGACATCATTACTCCTAACCAGTTTGAGGCTGA ATTATTAACAGGGAAAAACATCAGCTCACAGAAGGATGCTGTGGAG GTGATGGACCTTCTACACGCTATGGGCCCAGACACAGTCGTTATTACTTCCTCTGATCTTCCCCCCAGACTGGGAGACCGCTTCCTCGTCTCACTGGGTAGCCAGCGTCATG TTCGTCCAGATGGAAGCAGGACGACACAGAGAGTTCGAATAGAAGTCCCCAAAGTGGACGCCGTCTTCGTAGGAACTGGAGATTTGTTTGCAGCCATGCTGCTTGCATGGACACATCATTACCCCAATGATCTAAAG aCGGCCTGTGAAAAGACTTTTTCAGTCATGCACCATGTTATCCAGAGGACCATATCTTATGCTCATG AGTTGGCAGGTCCTGGTCGGAGGCCCAGTCCGCCTCAGCTGGAACTGAGGATGGTTCAAAGTAAAGCCGACATAGAAGATCCCGCTATAGTAACGGAGGCCACCATCATATCCTAA